The Sulfurihydrogenibium subterraneum DSM 15120 genomic interval AAAACAAAACACAAAGAAGTAAAATAACTCCAGACAGTAGAATAAAGTTGTAATTTAAAACAAAAAAAGAGCTTAAAAATAGAAAAACAGCTACTTGATAAACATAATAAAATTTATCTGCTAACTTTAGATTTAAAACTTGCATAGTTAGCATCGGAATCCAAGTAAATAAAACACCAATTATAAGGTTTGTCATTACTCCTAAAGTAAACGTATGAACAGAGAGCTGATAAGGTACAATTCCTTGAAAAATGCTTAAATTTAAAAAAATCACTGATAAAAGCATATAAAAAATTCCTGTAAGAATAAATCTTATTGTAAGTGGTTTTACTAATTTTACGCAGCTGATTATGTGAAAGATAAAAATTAAAACTGCTAAAAGTATAAAAACAGAAAAAGCTTTTAAGTTATTTGCTAAAAAGAAAATATTTCCACTAAGAGATAATAAAAAAACTATATAACTAACCCAAGGATATCTTAATTTTTGAGATTGGGAGTTAGGAACAATTTGATAAAGTCCACCTAAAACTGTATTAAAGATAAAACCAAAAACTAAAATAAAAGCTAAATCTTGAATATCATTTTTATAAAAAGTAGATAGAACAAGGTCTAAGTAAGCAAGAATAAAGAAGAAAGGAGATATTTTTGATATGTGAAACATTCTACAGCCTTTTTACAGGTAAAGGTGTTATTATAGCTTGGACTACCATATCTTCAACAGCTTCAAATCCGTGAGGTTCGTTTGGGTCATATATCAGTGTCTCTCCTTGTGTTAAAATTTTTATGTTTTCTCTATTTCCGATATAAAATTTTCCACTTCCTTTTAAAACAGTTGTTATAACCGTAGAAGTAGATGTATGTAAATCTATTAAACTACCAGATTTTAAATAAAATAGAACAACTCTAACTGTTTCATTTTCATAAATTTTCTCTACCACTGGCTTATTGGAAAATTTTGATTCTTCAATTTTAATCTCTAAAGCCATTTTATCACCTTACTAAAGTTTTATATTCTTAATTTTTCCTAATTTTATATCATTTACAATCTCATAAAGGGTAGCATTAAATATTTCTTTTAAATGTTCTCTTTCAGGAGCCCATTTATGATGTATAGCACACGGATTTAAATCAGAACATTCTTCAAATCCTAAAACACACTTTTTAAAAAGATTGTCTCCATCTATTGCAACTATTATATCTACTATTTTTATCTCGTTTATAGGTTTTTTAAAACTGATACCACCTTTAGGACCTCTGTAAGATTCAAGAATGCCTTCTTTTACCAACTTTTGGATGTTCTTTGCAAGAAAGAAAAAAGGAAGATTTAAAGCTGATGATATTTCCTTAACAGATATGTACTCTTTATCCTGATTTAAAGCCAAATATATCAATGCCCTTATACAGT includes:
- a CDS encoding cupin domain-containing protein; the protein is MALEIKIEESKFSNKPVVEKIYENETVRVVLFYLKSGSLIDLHTSTSTVITTVLKGSGKFYIGNRENIKILTQGETLIYDPNEPHGFEAVEDMVVQAIITPLPVKRL
- a CDS encoding RrF2 family transcriptional regulator, giving the protein MLSESVKDCIRALIYLALNQDKEYISVKEISSALNLPFFFLAKNIQKLVKEGILESYRGPKGGISFKKPINEIKIVDIIVAIDGDNLFKKCVLGFEECSDLNPCAIHHKWAPEREHLKEIFNATLYEIVNDIKLGKIKNIKL